The following are encoded in a window of Phaseolus vulgaris cultivar G19833 chromosome 3, P. vulgaris v2.0, whole genome shotgun sequence genomic DNA:
- the LOC137805552 gene encoding uncharacterized protein, whose translation MDEVDDPSQDLSSPYHVSSSDNPSFLIVPIILEGPNYHHWSHSFQISLISKNKIGFIDGTIEAPNRTKSLFATWQRANMLVVLWILKAVSQSIAQSIICMDNAFDIWNDLKERFSQGDMIRISDIQEMISSFKQGELTVTNYFTQLKILWDELNLFRPISASSYASKCNTLVNFSKYKTQDQIIKFLRGLNDNYSTVRTQILLMDPLPSLNKVCSLVTQQERQIFGDQSKAMIATSKGGYKNNATTYGRGAGYGRGSNGRGYTSKICSHCGRTGHTIDTCYKKHGFPPHFKFKNQNHDQSHTNVVFQNTNFNNNEQNHEGSKSEVESQQIGFTPEQYQTLLALLQQTKSSGNASNQVSIIPSNPSNQTDQFVLSQPSQVILAPCDNTPYDNVENSSDNNCESQIEVSEEDYSHIDQKLNENHDIEQSSESDPSFRMSTRIKKSPEYLKDYHCNLNVSRSFTTLLVYVEDIILVGNDKEEIVRIKQALN comes from the exons ATGGATGAAGTTGATGATCCCTCACAAGATCTTAgttcaccttaccatgttagttcatCAGATAATCCTTCCTTTCTTATTGTCCCTATTATTCTTGAGGGACCAAATTATCATCATTGGTCTCATTCGTTTCAAATTAGCCTAATTTCAAAGAACAAAATAGGTTTCATTGATGGAACTATAGAAGCTCCCAATCGTACCAAATCATTGTTTGCAACATGGCAGAGAGCCAATATGTTGGTTGTTTTGTGGATTCTCAAGGCTGTTTCTCAATCCATCGCGCAGAGCATCATCTGTATGGACAATGCCTTTGACATATGGAATGATTTAAAGGAAAGGTTCTCACAAGGAGACATGATTCGTATTTCTGATATCCAGGAGatgatttcttcttttaaacaaGGTGAGTTGACTGTTACAAACTATTTCACTCAGTTAAAAATTCTTTGGGATGAACTTAATCTTTTCCGCCCGATATCCGCTTCTTCATATGCCTCTAAATGCAATACTCTTGTgaatttttctaaatataaaacacaagACCAGATTATCAAGTTTCTAAGGGGGCTAAATGATAATTATTCGACTGTGAGAACTCAAATTTTATTGATGGACCCTTTGCCATCCTTGAATAAAGTTTGCTCTCTTGTTACACAACAAGAGAGGCAAATATTTGGTGATCAATCCAAGGCAATGATTGCTACTAGCAAAGGAGGATATAAAAACAATGCTACAACCTATGGCAGAGGTGCTGGATACGGAAGAGGAAGCAATGGAAGAGGatatacttccaaaatttgtAGTCATTGTGGAAGGACAGggcataccattgatacatgctataaaaagCATGGCTTTCCACCTCATTTCAAGTTCAAAAATCAGAATCATGATCAAAGTCATACTAATGTAGTTTTTCAgaatacaaatttcaataataatgagcagaatcatgaaggttcaaagtcagaagtggagtctcaacaaattggttttactcctgagcagtatcaaacattgttagctcttttacaacagACCAAATCCAGTGGCAATGCTTCTAATCAAGTCTCTATTATTCCCTCCAATCCCTCCAATCAAACag atcaatttgtcttaagtcagccatcacaagtcattcttgcaccttgtgaTAACACACCTTatgataatgttgaaaatagcAGTGATAATAATTGTGAGTCACAAATTGAGGTTTCGGAAGAAGATTATTCCCATATAGACCAAAAActcaatgaaaatcatgatatagaaCAAAGTTCTGAATCAGATCCATCTTTCCGAAtgagcacaagaataaaaaaatcacctgagtatttaaaggattatcattgtaatcttaatgtttcca gatcttttacaacattattgGTATATGTGGAAGATATAATATTGGTtggaaatgataaagaagagattgttcgaatcaaacaagccttgaattag